From the genome of Nicotiana tabacum cultivar K326 chromosome 2, ASM71507v2, whole genome shotgun sequence:
GAAGGTAAAGTTATCCGAAACAAAGCAAGGCTAGCCAGTCAGGGCTACTCTCAACATGAAGGAGTCAACTATGATGACGCCTTTGCCCCGGTAGCACGCTTAGAATTAATTCATATTTTACTAGCATGTGCTtcttttaaaggttttaaattatttcaaaatggATATTAAAAGTGCGTTTTAAATGGCTTCATTGATGAGGAGGTTTATGTTAAACAACCTCCTGGTTTTGAAAACTCACAGTTTCCTTATTATGTGTTCAAATTGACTAAGGCTCTCTATGGGCTAAAACAAGCACCTTGAGCTTAGTATGAAAGTCTAAGCTAATTTTTGGTGAGTCATGGATTCTCAAGAGGTAAGATTGATACTACCCTCTTCATCAAAAGGCCATCTTCAGGAAATCTCATTATTCAAAtctatattgatgatattatattttgaattgcTAACCCTGTTCTATGCAAGGAATTCTCACATATCATgcaaagtgagtttgaaatgagcataaTGGGAGAGTTGACTTTCTTCCTTGGACTTAAAATTCATCACTCTGAATCTTTATATGTCAGACAAAATATACGAAGGATCTAATACAAAAATTTGGAATGAGCAATGCCAAGGCACATGAGACTCCATGAGTCCAACTACATCTCTTGACAAATATGAGGAAGGAAAACCAGTggataaatcaaaatatcaaggAATGATTGGAACGTTACTTTATTTAACTGCTAGTTATCCTGACATAATGTTTAGTGTGTGCAGATGTGCCAGGTTCGAAGCAGCTCccaacgagtcacatttaacagCTGTGAAACGAATTATTAGATATTTTATTGGAACTACATCACATGGATTATGGTATCCACGTCTTAATAATTTTAAGCTTGAATGTTTTTCAGTCGCAGTTCTTGTAGGAGATAAAGATGACAGGAAAAGCACAAGTGGAACTTATCAACTACTTGAAAAATCGCTTATTTCCTGGAACCGTAAGAAACAGGGATCAATTGCATTATCTACAAATGAAGCTGAATACATTGCCATTGGacaatgttgtgctcaactattTTGGATGATGCATCAACTAAGTAACTATGATCTTTCGTTTAAGACTGTTAAACTTTTTGGTGATAATTCTAGTGCCATCTGTCTTTCAAAAAATTCAGTGCATTATTCTAGAGCAAAACATAAAGATATCAAGCATCATTTCATTAGAGACCATGTTCTTAAGGGTGACATTGAATTATCATTTTTTAGCACTGAAAATCAATTAGCTGATATTTTTACTAAGCCTCCTCTAGAGGACAACTTTCAAACCCTTAGGAATTTACTTGGCATTATTACTTTTTGAAAATAAGGCAATGAAATTTTGGTTCTTTTCAAAGATTGCgtgttttaataattttggtaAAAAAATCTTTTGTACCGTGTACTTCATTATTACTGCTTGCAACATTAATTAAGCGCCTCCATTTTTATCACTTCTTTCCGCCTTTTTGGTTTACCGAGATGGAAATTGAATCAATCAGTCGTGTCTGTTGCCTTTCTCTGCCCCATCAGTCACGTCGATTCAATACCGTCTCTTCACTCCTCCCTCCATCTCTATAAGTTCGCCTCTTATTTGAGTCTTCTCTGTACAACCTTCACTCAAACTCTCTAATGGCTAAAGCTTCAAAATATCCCTCTGCTTTCACTTGCAAAAGCACCCTGTCCAAAGGGAAACCCCTTCTCAACCGTCAGAACCAGTCACTATTGGATCTGACCACTCTGAGGGTTTCTCTTCTTCTCAAGAAAACCTCTCTTATGATGCTCGAATAGAAAAAGGCACTAGGAAAGCAACCCATAGAAGAAAGTGTAGAAGTGTTCCCTCCAAAGAAGGTGAAGATAGACATGGACAGTGCGCTGGAGTCAGAATTGAGCTATTGGGCTTCTCCCAACAGAGATAAGTTTGTCTCATTCAAAGGAAAATCAATTGCTCATGGAAGAATCATCAATCTGGAAGAGATAGAATCCCTAAATTACAAGGTAAaagatttcttcatttttcaaaaatgggAAAATTTTTTGCCCTAACCCGTCCAAAAGTCTATGAAGATCTGGTTCGTATGTTCTATGCAAATCTCCATTCCAAAAAATCCGATAAAATTGAGTCACTCATGCTGGGTCCGCGTATCATTCTAGATTGTTCTACTTTTGAATCCCTGTTTAAGTGTAAAAGTTCTGGTTACTTTGCTCTGTTTAAAAACTCCTAGCCTGATGATTTTGAAGTGTCGTTTGAACAAGAAAAACAATATCTTGTTGATTCCTTGTCTGATCCTCTACCAAATCAATTAGGACCCAGTGATATCAATTTTGAAACCCGTATTCTTGCCCACAATGTTGCCtgataatattttttatgctTGCATGGTTTTTTTGGATATTCTGTGGATGACTGTAATTAAGTGTACTATATGCTAATCTTATCTGCTAGTAGTTAGACTTGCTTAGCCCTCTTTTTGATTGGTGCCAAAGGGGGAGAATAGAATAAAGTATTACTAACTTGCAGGATGTGGTTCAGTCGACTGACTTGTAGAGTGTTACTATAAACAGGGAAGTTAAATgaattaagtttttttttatcatcatcaaaaagggggagattgttagatATATGTTTTAATGATAGACAATAACTTAATTATAATTGCAGGAAACCAATCCCAAAGAAGGAAGTCACAAGAATTGGAAAGATTCTAGCATAAGATCTGAAAGCAAGAACCAAGGAGTTAAACGTGCAAGTCAAGATCCAAAAGCAAGAATCAAGGAGTAAATATGATGTGATTGTGAGTTTCATGGAAAATGGATAGTCGATTCAGCTATTTATGGAAGGCATCTATCAATCGGTATAAAAGATCAATCAATCAGTATAGAAATCAATCAATCAATATAGAAGATCTACAGAAAATGTTCAATCACGCAGAATATTCAATCTCAAGGGCTTGCAAAGAAAAGGAAATCAAGGAAACAATGAAAAGAAGTTTCGTTCTATTCTTGGAAGAAAATCATCATGATTGATTCTGAGAATCAACTCCCTTGGGCTGCCTTTCAGCCATGGAACTATCACGCCATGAAGAATGGAGACCAACTATCTTATATATACTACAAAAGATACAAAGGAAGgatatactttgatcgaaccaataTCAATCTATGTGTTCTACTTTAGACAAGCATTGTAGTCTACTATAGATTTACTGTGTAACTAGGGAGAGAAGAAATAGAGAGAAATCACCGGTGATGCATTGTATCAAGAAGAGAGGAAAGAACAAAGTGGCAAAGCTGTTGGTGTATAACAACACCAACCCATCTGAACTAAGCAACTTCATACTTGAAAGAGaacacccttgcaacccaaggggactggacatAGGATTCACTCTGAATCCGAActa
Proteins encoded in this window:
- the LOC142166888 gene encoding secreted RxLR effector protein 161-like is translated as MSPTTSLDKYEEGKPVDKSKYQGMIGTLLYLTASYPDIMFSVCRCARFEAAPNESHLTAVKRIIRYFIGTTSHGLWYPRLNNFKLECFSVAVLVGDKDDRKSTSGTYQLLEKSLISWNRKKQGSIALSTNEAEYIAIGQCCAQLFWMMHQLSNYDLSFKTVKLFGDNSSAICLSKNSVHYSRAKHKDIKHHFIRDHVLKGDIELSFFSTENQLADIFTKPPLEDNFQTLRNLLGIITF